One genomic segment of Ctenopharyngodon idella isolate HZGC_01 chromosome 7, HZGC01, whole genome shotgun sequence includes these proteins:
- the LOC127516767 gene encoding cortexin domain-containing 1 codes for MEETTPDPAFVDVDQGLTLACIAFLCLLLVAMIIRCAKVIMDPYSAIPTSTWEEQHLDD; via the coding sequence ATGGAGGAGACAACACCAGACCCTGCTTTTGTGGACGTGGATCAGGGTCTGACCCTGGCATGCATCGCCTTCCTCTGTCTGCTGCTGGTGGCGATGATCATCCGCTGTGCCAAAGTCATCATGGACCCCTACAGCGCCATTCCCACGTCCACCTGGGAGGAGCAGCACTTGGACGATTAG